The nucleotide window AAGATCCAAATGTCATGTCTTTACTCCTCTAGAAGGATGTTTTCAGATTGTAGTTACCTTTCTCTGTGTTTATATACTacattttaaagttctttcttcctgtttttattctgtttcttaatgctttgctttttaaaattgcgTTTATAAAGTCAAACACAtatcaaagagaaaatataatacATGTTTATGAAATCCAtaactaaattatttaaaacttgTTTTAGTGCTTTGATTAATAACACAGATATCTAGCTTCAGAGAGTGTAGTATTCCAGGTAAGAAGGAAAGCATTATACAAATCAATGGAATAAAAATCTCAttcaaatttgtattttaatatatttgacTTGAACATTTCAAACATTATTTCAGGGGAAATTTAAGGCTACACCAGTGATTATGTGGGCACAGAAACTGTTTGGATcaggatctaatgattcttttaaaaaaacttttgaatAGAATTATGAAAACTGTTTTcataaacagatatttacagattAAGTTTGGGATTAAagttaaataagacaaaatacccataatTTAGAAGTTCCTCAAGTATGTGTGAAACTCTATCCAAAGGAAGGAGATTCTGATCAGAGCTGAGATtacaacaaaaggaaagaagataaaTATGGGAAAACAGGATGTTCTGTAGAAGTGTGACTAAGAACTGATCAGCAAGGCAACGTGGTAGAAGTGTGGATCTTTTTTCCTGTAAGATTCCTTACCTGTTTGGATCAGATGTTTATGACATTGATGACAGCAGGATTCATCACTGGAATGCTGGGGAATGTGTTCATTGGACTGGTCAACTGCTATGACTGGGTCAAGACCCACAAAGTCACCTTCATCAACTTCATCCTGATCTGTTTGGCAGTTTCCAGAATGAGCTTCCTGCTTGTGGTATTTGTTGATGCAATTATATGGGAACTAGCTCCTCATGCCTATGATTCTTCCAGTCTAGCAAAATGCTTTGATATATTATGGATCATGACTGACCAACTGTCTATATGGTTTGCCACTTGCCTCAGCATCTTCTACTTCCTCAAAATTGCCCATTTCTCCCATCCCCTTTTCCTCTGGTTGAAGTGGAGAATGAGAAGCATGATTGTTGTTTTTCttgcattttctttgttcttgctgattttttattttctactgcTTGGAACACTTCCTATTTTCATGGAGATTTACATGATGGCTAAAAGCAATCAGACTCTATTTTCAGATACACACGAAACCAATGCTGTCAAAAACCTAATTGTTTTTCACCTGACATACTTGATACCATTTCTTGTGTCCCTAGTATCATTGCtccttttatttttgtccttGGTGAAGCACTCCAGAAACTGCCACCTCATTTCCACCAGCTCTGAAGATTCTAGAACCAAGGTCCACAAGAAGGCAATGAGAATGCTGTTGTCTTTCCTCATTCTCTTtataattcacattttttttttgtgcagcTGACCCATTGGTTATTTATGTATTGTCCAATGAATAGCTCAGTTAATTTGGTTATGTTAACATtagatatttttcctttaagTCACTCATATATTCTAATCCTGGGAAATAGCAAGCTTCGGCAGACAGCAGTGAGGGCCCTTCAACATCTTGAAAGCCAGCTGCAAGAGATGATCCTCTCCCTTCATAGAGTCTCCAGAGTCTTTACTAAGTGACTAAGCTAATGGGGAGTCTCGGAAGGTCACTGTTCTTCTGCTGGATTCTAAATACTGCTGAACATACGCAAACAGTTCTTTAAACACACTACCTTTTCTGACAGTTTGCACATAGTCAGGCTATAAAACAGAAACCTATCCTTTTTGTTTCCAGCATTGGTAATCAAAACTAGTAGTctcaaacattttaaacattttaattatttaaaggaatcaaataattaattttacagGCAAAAGAAGTGTAATAGCCATTAAGAAGGAAGGTTtgttgatgtaggattcccctctgtatgttgtgattaccatcaatgaataaagaaacttctttggacctatagcagggcagaacttaggcagggaaaactaaactgaatgctggaagaaagaagatggagtcagggagaagccacgtagccctgccagagacagacaacaGAACATTAgttggtaagccacaaccttgtggtgatacatagattactagaaatgtgttaaattaatatgtaagagttagccaataagaagctagagataattggccaagaagtgatttaattaatacagtttctgtgtggctatttcaggagtctgggcagccagaaaatgaacaagcagcctctttacAACAAATTGGTTCTCCAACGTGGTTGACTATATCCAcctaaaacctgagaaagcttggaaaggaactttagacactaaaaaacaaagtttagcagCGCCCCCCTCTCCCCTGCccatgggctttgcttgctggaaacatgctgtggctcctttaagagatgtcttcctgattcagcagggTTTCAAATGGCAGTAGATTGTGGCTCTTTCTAGAGGCTGAACACCTGAATTGCGTTTATAGGCATGGGTGCTTATGTGCCCACTTGGGGTCAGGAgcaaagtagctgagaccatgcccacagCTCAGTACTCCCTGCCTTGGGCAGGCAGTGGAATCAGGTCTGCTAGGCACGTACAGAGAGgtgagcatggcagattcctgacACCAGACACGGAAATATTCCCAGTCTGTACAttgtgctgcatggcagatttagctattgCTCAGACAAAAAGGATTTATGTGCTGCATACTCCTTCTCATAGTTAAAACTGGTGAGCACAGATCCTACCTGGAagtcccagagctggtggtaaTGGTACGTTCACCATTTTAGAAAGCAGAcagaggtggagccagcaccCAGGGCCATTGTGaccaagctgcttagcattttaaaagctctccaGGACAGAAAAGGATCACTAGATAAACAATAAAcagaaattcagatgaaaaagacctctgaatggatcacagtgttggataaatctacataggcttgggatagaaaaagaaaaagagtatagagagtcataaaaggaagtaaatggtttagaaaaacccagtctttaaagagatagacagtcacagattaaagcagtaaaagtaataaaataaatattaaacatagggtaaaaaaataataagccaaataaagatgaaaaatacacagtctggattatgtgtattattgtgctttctttgaattttttgactatgaaggagctaagtaaccaacttATATACTGTAGAGGTATTTTGTTATTGaaatatggatctaaggatatgttgctttgataaagaggttcttcttttgtttccacagaggatgagaacttgtgtaatccttccagattaatgtggtttgatggactaagACTCCAGAAAGGTTATCGTGAACAcctccaaaaattacttcacccaacaaaaatcaggaagcagtttggatagaactatgcccaaattccctaaatgattgtttataaatgtttgtttacatttaaaggtggatatgctatagagatttgcattggtaggatcgtggtttattgatacaaatttaaggtcaattttgttatactgtgtctatgtatatttccgttcttgattaaggtattatgtttgtacagctcatttaaaaatgtaatgtataattaagaaatacaggttaatagataatcatctataacagtcaagcttctagtcatgttagttaggtttttctagatacatagagatatatttctgttagacaggtattcttcaaacttttcagagaccttcaggatatggcatttaaaattttaatagtttaagacttttcatgacagtgagacacatatgcttctggcagcaccaattacttaaagaggaagatgggcatcgaagaggctccttatggagtttgttaaccatttgggcaggaaactgctcttgcctgaactgcttgatgaactggacatgcaggaccctcagagaaatgactggtgaacttgcctaaaggtgagatgatcctttgggtttcctgtttcatgaaagattctgccagacattctgcaggacacagaagaaagcaattgatgTACTTTGCCATTGAAAGGCAGAACAGATAtttaaaattcctgcttcatggaaaactcCGCTGGATATTACGTGCCTGttggctgaagattggatgccccaaacacagaagaattttGGATGACTGTTAGGGCAATGAGATGTcgctgtcatttctagagttttggaagttgcttacaatgcatttcctgttaatttaggtaatattatatccttctggagtctttgatggagttgaagaatatgtagttatagtttttcttagttatcattaaaggtaaagtagatataaatattataactgagAATGAAAACATATTTGTGCATACATTTCATTGCAATCTGATTACCAGAGTTCTGAGTACAAGTCACAGTTATTAGatgaaggaagaagatgaggagggCAAAGTTTATAGCAAATGGCAAATTTAATGGGGAGTGTGGATATGTAGATGTATTTGTAATGCTGTAATATTACATTGTATTATATTATACAATGTAATATTATATTGTAAGTGTAGATATGATAGATGTAAATTCCAAATAAGAGAGTGGGGGAAATTTGCTATAACATTTTCATTGTGATGGTGGGAATTATAACATTATACAGCTACTAGACATTACATACAATATACTAGGGGTTGCATTTGTTTAGTCTATATAGTCATAATGTAAAATAAGAAGCTACAATGATGATATATACTTGCTGGTTTGGCTTGGAGGAGTTATAAGTATGTTATTGTTAGAAATATTCACATTTTCTACCCAACTATATCTGAGCTGTGTGGTTCTTTTACATATAGATGGTAAGAATGATGTTGACAATGGCTTTCATGATAACAGAGCACATATTTATTAGTAATCTCTATTTGATAAAGCAAAACATGTAATTTCAGTCATTATATTTTAGTTATCTTGCCTTGGAAAATAAAATGGGCAAATTCAGCCTCAGATATtgaccttgtttttattttaaagaatttattttatatttattttatttagtgtttagTGTTACTGAAATTCGGTAATTAAGAGAAGCTAATGAAGTAAACTTGTGAGCAACTTTTGATtctaatgaaatgtttttttggGGGAATGAGCTAACGAATAGCTAGGAGTAACCCATACTTAAGAAACAAACTTtagaagctgggcaatggtggcacacacctttaataacagcactcagggaggcaaagacaggcagatctctctgagttcaaaatcatcctggtctacagagtgagttccgggacagccagagctacacagagaaatcctgtcttgcaaaaacaaaaaccaaacaaacaaacaaaaaaaagaaacaaactttagGAGAAAGAAGTATAAAGACTGGGGTTTTATTCTTGACAGTAGAAGAATGGCAAAATATCAGTAAATGAATCCCAGGCCATAGCTAGGTTATTTGGTGAATGGTCTGTAATCCACATTTGAATGGCAAGTGACTCAAGTCCTGtgcctccaccatctccatctgcCACTTTCCTGCCAGCCTCAGCAGCATGAGGTCCTCTGCCAGCACATTGTTTCAAGTGAGTCACATGCCACTTTTTGGGTGGTTTCTACTGGCAAAACCTCACTagacctttttttaaaatggttGTTCACATTATGCAAAGTCCTCCCAAATGTCTCATTTTAGATGCTCACAAGaaatattatatgaaattctgTTAAATGCATTTGAGAAACAAACAGGCAATCATTTTTGACTCCCGGTACACCAAATCTCATTTAGAGCTTTTCTAAttgtcttgtgtgtgtttgctataacaaaattaatatatTCTCTGAGACTGATACGATGTCCAGTCATTCTCATTCTAACCCTATACTACATACTTCCTGCCACTGAAGAGCCTGCCCCTCTATGTTAGGCCAGCTCTACCTTACGTTTGCTGTGAGGAAGAGATATTGAAGGGTATTTGcctctattttaattttgtttcccccttttctgtgataaaatattctgacagAACAACTTAAAGGAGACAGAATTTATCTTAGTTCACAGTTCAAGGCACAGTCCATTATGGCAGGAAAAAATCACTATCAGGAGTTTGAAGTAGGGGATCACATCAGACCCACAACTGGGAAACAAAGACCTAAATTCAATTGTtgttcagcttctttcttccaatgCACACAGTCCAGGATCTTCAATCCAGGCAATGATCCCACCCACAATTAAGGTATTTATTCCAACATCAATTAATATCATCAAGATAAGTCCCACAGCCATATGCAGAGGCCCATCTCCTAGGTGAGAGTAGATCTGTCAAACTGGCAATTAACACTAACCATCACATCCTTTGAGAATTGTGAAGAACAACTGTATTCCTCGGGTTTGAAAATGAAAGGCGTATGCTATTCGAAGTGAAACAGGAATCTACAGAGAAACACAAGTGGAGTATTTGTAGTCGACAGTGATAAAGCTGGGGAAATACACTTTACATGTGGGAGATGAATGTGAcacttaaaattctgtttttgGTCCCTGGCATAGCTCTTTGTGTTAGGATTAGCCCTAAAAAATTTAagacctcttacaacttaaaagtGCCAAAAGGCTTTAGTTTGGTGTCTCTCAAAGGAAAAGTTGCTAAGGTCAGCatattaaaacaataacaagaatTGGGCACATTTCTTTACTCATGAACATCTTCCTATTGATGGAACATCAGAGTGTCATGGGGTTGGGAACACTTGCCACTGGGCTTTGTTGGCCATTGAGACCATTGGGAGACTTAAAGATGTGTGTTGAAGTGGTGAGAGAAACACAAAAAGGCAAACATGAAGTTCACTggagtatctctctctctctctctctctctctctctctctctctctctctcacacacacacacacacacacacacacacacacacacatacaccatttaAAAGGCTGTGCAATTCAAACAGAAAAATGAGATGTGTTAGTGAAAAGAAGTGATAAGGTCATTCACAGATAAAGTtctttgttttgatgttttaaacTTCCCATCATGTTTTGTATTAATTAGGTCAAAGTGGATTTCCATAAGTACTTTCTCACTATTCCTTGGATTGGTGCCAgcatggtggactaaatccatgtaaaacctaagagggcttgaaaaagaattctagaaaaaataataagtttaacacagcttcttgttgTTTGCTGGCAGCTTGCCACAGCTCCATTAAGAGGTTTTTCTGATTctgccatagcaggaaaaaaaaaaaagttatgcgGTTTTAAAATGTGGCTTACTGGACCATGATACCAGGATGAACTCTGGCTATGTAGcatttgaatggcatttgtgggctTGGGTGTTTGTATGTCCACTTGGGGTctggaggaaagtagctgagaccatgcctaaGGCCCAGAGCTTTCCACCTGGGTAGGTGGTAGGATCAGGTCTACTGGGCATGCACAAGCAGGAGAACATGTTGGATTCTTGCCACcaatacacagagatatttccaggccacacAGTGTGCTGCATGACGGATTTAGCTATTACTCCAATAAAAAGGGTTCATTTGCTGCATGTTCAATTTCAAAATTAAAGTGTTGAGTGTGGCTCCTACCAAATCTGGCAGTAATGGTACATTCATCATTTtaaaagtggagagaggcagagccagcattcagagcagctgcaaccaagctgctttccattttaaaaggtcttcaagacagtaaagaattacagataatgcagtaaggacagattcagacataaaagatctccaaatgggtcacagtgttgcataaatgtatgtaggcttgggaatgagaagaaaaagagtacagaaaattggaaaagaagtaaattatttttttaaaaaaagtttttaaagagataaagtacagacatagattaaaaggagtaaagaaaaataagctatgtaaagatgaactatacacagagtctgaattatgtatattattgtggtttttttgaatttttttgactgtgaaggagctaagtacagggaaacatttcattgtatgggctgttaAGCTAAACGAGCATGTATATTACAAAGGTATCACGACTtccaaatttgagtctaaggatatgtttccttggaaaagaggttcttctctcgtttccacagaggataaaaacctgtggattgcttccagaccaatacgGTTTCATGGAtcaagacctcctgaaaggttgtcttgaacacccctcaaaaaattactttgcccaataaacagcagtaAGAAGTTTGGACAGACTGCGCTCATATTCAcaaatattatttgtaaatgttttttacatttaaagagggatatgatatagatatgaataatttgcattgttatggatcttggtttattgatacaaatataacattttgttttgtgtgtatttctgttcttgattaaggtattgttactgtgtagctcatttaaaaatgtaacatataattaaggaatataggttaatagataaccaTTTATaaaagtcaagcttgtagtcatgttagactatttagatgtatagagatatatttcagttagagtggtattcttcaaatctttcagagaccttcagaatatggcatttcaaatgttttaataacttagggtttttcatgacaatgagacacatctgatcctggtagcaccaagctacttcaagaaggaagacaggcatcgacgaagctccttatggagttggttagccatgtgggcaggaaactgcttttgcctgggctgcttgatgaactgcacatgcaggacccacagagaaatgactgctgaacttgcccgaagatgagatgatctttcagggtttctgcttcatgaaagagtctgtgagacattctgcaggatagaaaaaaaagtgactggcaaactgccaatataggcagaactgtttttgaaatttcctgctttgtggaaaagtctgctggatgctatgggcctgtaggctgaagatggatgccccaataatacaaaagaactttgggtgactgtctaggtagtaagatgtctctgccatttctagagtttcggaagttgcttgcaatgtacttcctgtttacttaagtaatattatatccttctggagtctttgatggagttgaagaatttatagttatagttttccttagttatgataaaagataaagtatatataaatattgtaatttttgcttgatatctGCTTCATTGTATGtagtttttctatgttaaagtcaaaaccttcctttttatttaaacagaaaaggggggggtgatgtgggagtccctctgtgtgctgtgattaccattaatgaaaaaagaaactgccttggcctgttaatagggcagaacttaagatAGGCggagaaaactggactgaatgctgggagaaagaaggcagagaagagaagccatggagctgccaccgccagagacagacatgctaagaCTTTGCTGATagaccatgacctcatggtgatacacagattaatggagatgggttaaattaatatgtaatattagccaacaagaagctagagctaattgaccaagcagtgacttaattaacacagtttctgtgtgattatttcagggctaagctagccgggcagccaggacgaacaagtgggccctcctcctacacctTGGTGagaaatatttgcttttttttagCCCAATACATCATGGAATCAATGATCAtctgttttctgattttcaaattttatcttaatatgtatgtatgagtatttgcctgcatatgtgtatgagCAGCATGTATATTCCTAGTGTCcatggagactagaagagggcatcggatacCCAGGAACTGaggttacagatagttgtgaaccactatgtgctACTGAGATCAGAACCTGAGTTCTGTGAGAGGAGCAAatactcttaacagctgagccatctctccatccaaaTTTTCTGATTTTAACTATAGCTATCATTAGATTATTTTGATTGCAACTATAGCATAAAGATTAATTCAGCCAAGTTACATGTACATTTTAtgatacacattatatatacagtaACAATTTCTCCATCATCTATAGCTCAaccatttgatattttaaagaaagttataaaaattcAACATAGGATTATAAATAATATCTATAgttatatagtttttaaaaatgcaaatattcacttggatttttatttgcttatagTATATGATAGGCATGATTATATAATTCtcaatgttttcttcataaaGAGCTTCCTCTTTAATGTAACTATGAACATAAATGTTTTTCAGTGAGTATCACTGgacttgttttcttatttgtttttttaaacttaacTCTCATGTTTTggtcatttttcaaatcatgtttACATATGATTCTTTTTCTGGTGGCCTTTCTATTATCTTCAGAGTATTTCTAAAGCATCAGTAACTTCTAGGTTTCTTGGTTTCCATACCATAATATCTAGGATTATCTAGCCCTTTTCCAAATCTTGGGACTAGAAGGAATTCCTTCGTATGTGGGTCTGACAGGTGCTTTAAGGCACACGTTTTGGGGAAGCTCCCAGGAAATGCATAATGAGTTGGCTTCTCATTATGTGGCTCAGGATAGCACAATATTCACTGTATAATTTCAGGTGGGCTCAAACTCAAAATCCTTCTGACTCAGCCCCTGgagtactagaattacagacatgtaaCACCATGCCTAATACTTTTTCCAAATCTCTCAAATTAATTATATAATGCAGTCAAGATAGAACCTGATTATATTAGAATCATAAAATAATATCTATTTATAATGATTAGCCTTTATAAggtataaattaataaaaagaatattactGTTGTTCTCCACCTCAACTGGACAGATATGTTTAAAAAGCCATtatagaagagaaggaaaaaagtaaaagggAGGACGAGGAAGAGTGCTATGAATTTCAAACTTTTAGATATGATATGGCTATTACACACATGAGCTGCGATAATCACATTAGACTAGCTTTGAATTAAGCTAGTTCAAAGACTCCATCATGGAATAAGTGGGGATCCTGTGGCCCAGTTCCCAGCTGAGGGGCTATAGGCAGATAGCtattgttactttgtttttttaaaaatttatttattatgtatacaatattctgtctgcgtgtacgcctgaaggccagaagagggcaccagacctcattatagatggttgtgagccaccatgtggttgctggcaggacctttgggagagcaggcaatgctcttaatctctgagccatctctccagctccgtcacttttcttaaggtatatgGATGACCCAACACCCATGTATATATGGGTAACATGAATTGGACtctagatttaaagaaaaaaggataaaaggAGGATATTAAGTAGGGAGATGTGCAGGAGGCAGCTAGTGGTTAAACACAGTATAATTCTTCAGGCATTGTTAAAGACAGCGACTTTCAACATCCTAGAACTTTCCCGGTAGGGTGGCTGGTtagagagccccagggatccttagCACTGTGGCTGCAAGCATACTATCAAGCCTGGCTTACTTATGAATGCTCTGGGGGGATCAAACTTATATCTTCAAGCTTTTACAGAATGTACTGTACTGACTGAACTATGtttccagatctttctctctGTGGTCACTGTTTCTGTCCTATTACAGTCagatttttctgatattttaaaacatctggaatatttatcaattaaaaactGATGATTTTTCCCTTCAAAGCACCCATTTAGACTAAAATTTTAGCAAAGGAACCTTAGTCAAACAGCCTTGGGACTCATCTGGCAAGATTAAATGCTTATTGGCACATGTCAGAGGTATCAGTCTTGGCTATACAGCAAATTCCCAAGCAACCCTgtcaaaacaaaacgaaacaaaaaaaggcaaaaaagaaggaagaaaaagcacaaacaaactactacaacaaaagaaaaataaaacctttgggTTCTTAAGCTTTTCTAGAATTAAACTAATGAGGAGGCACTGGATTTCCTTCTGAAATATTGTTCTTAATCACTGGACCCTTTAGCTTTTGTTTCTGTGGTACAGACTTTTCAACACGTGGCCCAGATTGTTTTTGAACACATGATGCTCCAACTCAacctgagtactgggataacAGCTGTGTACTACTATGTCTGGCTCTCACTTGATCCTTTCAGTTATCTTTGAGCATCATGAGATTTTCCTAGAAGAGCCTAGAAACTAGCAATTTGCTCACAAAGACGGCAGAGGGTTTTCACAACAGCATGCGCTATCTTAACATGTGCTCCTAGGGAGGAAATAACTGTGACAGTTTCACTTCCATGTCAAGTCTGTAGCAGCATATATTCATCTTACATGAGTTTAGAACAAATACAATTACATTTATATGTAAGGAAAATCAcaagtagaaatgaaaattatttccaaGCTAGAGTAGGTAGAATGtttctatattaatatatattatcaaGCAGGAACAGTGTTCTGTATGATTTAGAGTTTCAATCCCACAATCTTTGTGCATCATTTAAACTGTAGCAGACAAAATTACCTGGGGAACTATTTTAAATTAGACTTTAAGAAAATCATATTCATGATTAAATATGAATCACATAACAGTGTTAGATTAgtaacaaaaaagaacaaaccgTTGCTTTTCctctatttgcatttcttttcttcagaaatgaTTTTAACTCTTAGAtgtttctgcattgatttttCTAATCATAgtttatgcttccttttatatatcacatcttttttttttgtagagttgGGGACCAAACTTAGAGCTTTGGGCATGCTAGGCAACACTCTACAACTGAACCAAATCTCCAGTCCTCTGTAACAGCTCCTGATGGACTTCCCATCAATACATACACACCCTTTCCCTCTTCAAGCTACCCAATGTTACATTATCATTTCTTGTCAACCAAGTACTTATATTACAGGTACAGTATTAGTCACATGAGGTATGACAGTATAACTTTTGACTATTTTATTTCTCATGGGGTTTATAATGACTTCAGTtttagtttcaaaataaaatataagtactAGCTCACCCCAAACTTGGAAAAATCTCtagcatatattcacacatacaccaAGCATTTGCTCTTTTTTGGACGTTCAGTACACTCCATCCTTGGGCATTTCCTGTTTATTTCATCTGGTTACCCTCTCCATT belongs to Microtus pennsylvanicus isolate mMicPen1 chromosome 8, mMicPen1.hap1, whole genome shotgun sequence and includes:
- the Tas2r42 gene encoding LOW QUALITY PROTEIN: taste receptor type 2 member 42 (The sequence of the model RefSeq protein was modified relative to this genomic sequence to represent the inferred CDS: deleted 2 bases in 1 codon) → MFMTLMTAGFITGMLGNVFIGLVNCYDWVKTHKVTFINFILICLAVSRMSFLLVVFVDAIIWELAPHAYDSSSLAKCFDILWIMTDQLSIWFATCLSIFYFLKIAHFSHPLFLWLKWRMRSMIVVFLAFSLFLLIFYFLLLGTLPIFMEIYMMAKSNQTLFSDTHETNAVKNLIVFHLTYLIPFLVSLVSLLLLFLSLVKHSRNCHLISTSSEDSRTKVHKKAMRMLLSFLILFIIHIFFLQLTHWLFMYCPMNSSVNLVMLTLDIFPLSHSYILILGNSKLRQTAVRALQHLESQLQEMILSLHRVSRVFTK